tctctctcttttttttttttttttttttttttttttttgaagtacttagaaccaaaaccaaacactcTACTAACAGGAAAACCAGCCGTACATTTgatcccttttgtttgtttgttttggttttttgagacagggtttctctgtgtagccctggctgtcctggaactcactttgtagaccaggctagcctcgaactcagaaatccacctgcctctgcctcccaagtgctgggattataggcatgtgccaccaccgcccggccctaCATTTGATCTTTAAAACACAATTTCCAGGTTAGTGAATTTGGATACAAACATCTCTTCTGTTAGCAAGGCATGATATCAACTCTACTTTCACAAAAAGAAGCATCATATTCAAAAATTGACAAACGTGACTAGAGTTCTGGAACCCACAGGGAGTAGTGCTAAAGTTCAAACAAATGCTCTGTCATTTTAATCCACTTGTCACTATAATAATGAGAGAAAGACTATTCAACAGATGTAACTGAGCAGCAACATGGAAATCGGAGGGCCTGGTTCAGGAAATGCTGTTAGATTCGTGATCTTCACAGTGGGCACTAAGTTATCCCCGTGTTGTTTGTGCACATACAAGATTATGGATAGTTTCAATGCCACGTTAGAAGAGAGATTCATTTTGGTGGGCTTTTCAGATTGGCCTCAGCTGGAActcatcctttttgtttttatttcaattttctactCCCTGACTCTCTTTGGCAACACTGCCATCATCACTCTCTCCCGAATGGACCTTCGActgcacacccccatgtacttcttcctctgcCACCTCTCCTTCCTGGACCTCTGCTACACCACCAGCACTGTACCCCAGCTTCTCATAAATTTTCATGGACTTGACAGGACCATCAGCTATGGAGGGTGTGTGTCTCAGCTTTTCATATCTCTTGCACTGGGATCCACTGAGTGTGTGCTCTTAGTGGTAATGGCTTTCGACCGCTATGCTGCTGTGTGTCGTCCACTGCACTACATGACCATAATGCACCCCCTTCTCTGTCAGGCATTGGCTCTTGCTTCGTGGATTGGAGGCTTCTTGAACTCTCTAATTCAAACAGGTCTCATGATGGCCATGCCACTCTGTGGACATCGACTGAATCACTTCTTCTGTGAGATGCCTATCTTCCTCAAGTTGGCCTGCCAGGACACAGGAGGAACAGAGGCCAAGATGTTTGTGGCCAGAGCCATAATCTTGGTCTTCCCTGCAACATTAATTCTTGGCTCCTATGGACACATTGCTGAAGCAGTACTAAAGGTCAAGTCAACAGCTGGACGCAGAAAAGCTTTTGGGACATGTGGGTCCCACCTCCTGGTCGTTTCCCTGTTTTATGGCTCAGCCATTTACACATACTTGCAACCCAAGAGCAGTTATTCTGAGAGTGATGGAAAGTTTGTGGCCCTTTTTTATACTATTGTCACCCCCATGCTCAACCCTCTGATCTATACCCTGAGGAACAAGGATGTGAAGGGGGCTCTGTGGAAGGTGCTAAGAAGAGGCACAGACTAAGagtactaggaaaaaaaaaacagaaccacTACAAGTCTCTGTAATAGCTTTTATGTCCTAAAGTCTACCCTGTTCTACCGACCAAGAAATAGCCTGCAGCAACTCTCAGAATTTTGTTGCTTTCCTCTTTGGGAGCTGGAAGTCA
Above is a genomic segment from Mus caroli chromosome 11, CAROLI_EIJ_v1.1, whole genome shotgun sequence containing:
- the LOC110305125 gene encoding olfactory receptor 10-like produces the protein MDSFNATLEERFILVGFSDWPQLELILFVFISIFYSLTLFGNTAIITLSRMDLRLHTPMYFFLCHLSFLDLCYTTSTVPQLLINFHGLDRTISYGGCVSQLFISLALGSTECVLLVVMAFDRYAAVCRPLHYMTIMHPLLCQALALASWIGGFLNSLIQTGLMMAMPLCGHRLNHFFCEMPIFLKLACQDTGGTEAKMFVARAIILVFPATLILGSYGHIAEAVLKVKSTAGRRKAFGTCGSHLLVVSLFYGSAIYTYLQPKSSYSESDGKFVALFYTIVTPMLNPLIYTLRNKDVKGALWKVLRRGTD